The following proteins are co-located in the candidate division WOR-3 bacterium genome:
- a CDS encoding sigma-70 family RNA polymerase sigma factor, with amino-acid sequence MKNYNLKNYIRYKDDLKCSLPKNKPWSQYTRDELIISLLPFAEQIARSFSTSDRASGVMTINDIIQEASLGLCQAVDRIDWDKVTMDDDVPRQIRGFVMKRIRGAVRRAIDSNRGDMRIPEHKLNELRKDNGMDKELVKMFFNSVFLSIDEDPNSGDYLKQADPTKTYNREMVHLYVMSIMKLYLDPREYEILRLSFGLDCERLPAKEIAKHVGITSSASFVRVSQIKRGALNKLYLSVDEDSVNTYLAD; translated from the coding sequence GTACAAAGATGATCTGAAATGTAGTTTGCCGAAGAACAAGCCGTGGTCCCAATACACGAGAGATGAATTGATAATTTCACTTTTACCTTTCGCGGAACAGATCGCGAGGAGTTTTTCTACCTCAGACAGGGCGTCTGGCGTAATGACGATCAATGATATTATTCAGGAGGCGTCACTTGGCCTGTGTCAGGCGGTAGATAGGATAGATTGGGATAAAGTAACAATGGACGACGATGTGCCGAGGCAGATAAGGGGATTCGTTATGAAGAGGATCCGTGGAGCTGTACGACGCGCTATAGATAGTAACCGAGGGGACATGCGCATCCCCGAGCATAAATTGAATGAGTTGCGCAAAGATAACGGAATGGACAAGGAGCTTGTAAAGATGTTTTTTAATTCAGTATTTCTTTCCATAGACGAAGATCCCAATTCAGGTGATTACTTGAAGCAGGCTGACCCTACCAAAACTTACAATAGAGAAATGGTACACCTGTACGTTATGAGTATCATGAAATTGTATCTTGACCCGCGCGAGTATGAGATCTTACGTTTATCGTTTGGTCTGGATTGTGAGCGTTTACCAGCGAAGGAGATCGCGAAGCATGTAGGAATAACCAGTAGTGCATCATTTGTCAGGGTGTCACAAATAAAGAGAGGTGCCCTGAACAAGTTGTATCTAAGTGTTGATGAAGATTCAGTGAATACCTATCTTGCAGATTGA